A part of bacterium genomic DNA contains:
- a CDS encoding LapA family protein, producing MKIWTTFILLALVIVGVSVFVSRNPAEVPVDLGFHIIEGAPLWMSLLGSALLGAALTVGVFTWPLVSMRLQVRRSGKQVTKLEQEVHGLRTLPLNDEATEKQAGEV from the coding sequence GAAAATCTGGACCACATTCATACTTCTGGCTCTCGTGATCGTCGGCGTGAGCGTGTTCGTAAGCCGCAATCCAGCCGAGGTGCCCGTCGATCTGGGTTTTCATATCATCGAGGGCGCTCCGCTCTGGATGTCATTGCTCGGTTCAGCCCTGCTCGGTGCGGCACTCACCGTCGGGGTCTTTACCTGGCCACTCGTTTCGATGCGCCTGCAGGTGCGTCGCTCGGGCAAGCAGGTGACGAAGTTGGAGCAGGAAGTTCACGGTCTGCGAACGCTACCGCTCAACGACGAGGCGACCGAGAAGCAGGCCGGCGAGGTCTAG